The following is a genomic window from Synechococcus sp. JA-2-3B'a(2-13).
GGCCTTGTGCCCGATGGGATCCCTGGGCGAATGGAGCTGAAAAAACTCTACACCCTGCCCGCAGTGCGGGGTCGAGGTTTGGGTCGGCGTTTGATTGAACAGGCCGAATTTGCGGCTCGGCAGCAGCAGGCGGACTCTCTGCATCTGTGGACAGATACTCGCTTCACGACGGCTCATCGGGTTTATGAGCGGCTCGGCTATGTGCGTCTGCCGGAAATTCGTGAATTGCACGATCGCAGCAACTCTGTGGAGTATCACTACGAAAAGCATCTCCATTGAGGGTTGGGCTGTTGAACTGTGATGTGCTGGTGATCGGCTGTGGGGTGGTGGGCTGTGCCATCGCCTACGAATTGTCTGCGGCTGGCCTATCGGTGGTTGGGATCGATGCCGGGGATCCTGCCGCCGGCTCGACAGGGGCAGCTCTGGGGGTATTGGTGGGCATTTCCAGTCGGCAAGCGGGTGGGGAGACGGTTCAGCTTCGCCTGAAAAGCCTGGAGCTGTTCGATCCCCTAATCGCGCGGCTGGAGGAAGACCTGGGCCGGAGTTTGCCCGTCAATCGGCGCGGCATTCTCAAACTCCTCAGGGAGGAGGAAGTGGAAGCTTGGCAAGAAACCCTGGTGGCCCGCCGACAAGCAGGTTACCGCCTAGATCTGCTCAGCCTTGCCGAAGTGGGATCCCTGCAGCCCGGCCTGCGCAGCGACCTGGCGGCGGCCATCTACTCTCCCCAGGATCGACAAGTCCAACCCAAGCTCCTAACCCAGGCTCTCTTGGAAGCAGCCCAACGCAAGGGATCCCGCTTTTTCTTCCACCAGCCTGTCCAGAAGATTCAGCGCAGCTCGGATCCCCCCTTTCGCCTGCAAACGGTCTACACGCCCGCTCTCACCCTCTCGGCAGGGCACGTCATCCTGGCGGCAGGTCTGGGCAGCTCTCCTCTGGCCAAAGAGCTGGGGCTGCAGGTGCCGCTGCAAGCGGTCAAAGGTCAGGCCCTGCGGGTCAAAGCCCCCGGGATCCCCCTGGGGCCCGTGGTCACCGACGCGGATCTGCATCTGGTTCCCCTGGGGGATGGATCCCTGTGGGTGGGGGCAACAGTGGAATTTCAGGCCCCTCATCCCGAGCCGACGCTGCTGGCGCTACAAGATCTGCTGGCCCGCGCCATCCGACTCTGCCCGGCTTTGGCCGCAGCGACTTTGTTGGATCATTGGGCCGGCCATCGGCCTCGACCAGTGGGACAGCGCGCCCCCATCCTGGGTTGGGCTCCTGGCTACGCCAATCTGCTCATTGCCACCGGCCATTATCGCAATGGAGTGTTGCTGGCCCCGATCAGCGCCGCCATCCTGCGGGACTTGGTACTGAAAGGGGAAACAGCCCTCTGTGATCTAGGGCCCTTTGCCCCCAGACAGGGCTGAGCCCGTATCCATCTTCCGGCTCTCGGCCCGCCGATGGACAGGACATATGTCAGAATGAAAGGCTGCCTGGTTAGGATCGGATCGTCCGTTGAGTAGCCCATAAGGAGAAGAGAGCCTTGCCGAAGTTCGCCCTAAAAGCCCTCTGGTTGGAAAACGATTTGGCTATTGCCGTCGATCAGGTGGTGGCCAAAAACCGCAGCCCCCTCACCCACTACTTTTTCTGGCCGCGGGATGACGCTTGGGAGCAGCTTAAGGCTGAGCTGGAAAGCAAAACTTGGATCAGCGAAGTGGATCGCATCGAGCTGCTTAACCGAGCCACCGAACTCATCAACTACTGGCAAAACGG
Proteins encoded in this region:
- a CDS encoding GNAT family N-acetyltransferase, coding for MQIDIRPAENSDSAALLHILQVVFAEYPGCVLDIEEVPELLQPATAFAEMGGSLWVAQHQDQVVGCVGLVPDGIPGRMELKKLYTLPAVRGRGLGRRLIEQAEFAARQQQADSLHLWTDTRFTTAHRVYERLGYVRLPEIRELHDRSNSVEYHYEKHLH
- a CDS encoding NAD(P)/FAD-dependent oxidoreductase — encoded protein: MNCDVLVIGCGVVGCAIAYELSAAGLSVVGIDAGDPAAGSTGAALGVLVGISSRQAGGETVQLRLKSLELFDPLIARLEEDLGRSLPVNRRGILKLLREEEVEAWQETLVARRQAGYRLDLLSLAEVGSLQPGLRSDLAAAIYSPQDRQVQPKLLTQALLEAAQRKGSRFFFHQPVQKIQRSSDPPFRLQTVYTPALTLSAGHVILAAGLGSSPLAKELGLQVPLQAVKGQALRVKAPGIPLGPVVTDADLHLVPLGDGSLWVGATVEFQAPHPEPTLLALQDLLARAIRLCPALAAATLLDHWAGHRPRPVGQRAPILGWAPGYANLLIATGHYRNGVLLAPISAAILRDLVLKGETALCDLGPFAPRQG